One Actinomycetospora corticicola genomic window, CCGCCCGCGCGAACGTCCGGGAGAACCGTCCCTCGAAGATGTCGGCCGCCAGCTCGGGGACCAGTGGGAGCTCCGCGCCCGACGCCCGCCCGAGCACCTGCAGCTGCTCCATCAGCGGGTTCGGCATCGGCGTCGCCGGGAAGTTCGCGAGCGCCAGCTCGCCGAGGGCGACCAGCCGGGCGCGGCTCGGCGACACCGCACCGGGCCGCCGACGGTCCTGCACCGCCGCGATCCACGGCAGCTCCTCGGCGCGGACCTGCGCCGCGAGCCCGGTCAGCAGCAGGGAGCGCCGCGCGGCGAAGGCGCGCAGGCCCGTCGCCAGGAGCGTTCGCGACGCCGGGTCGGGTGCGTCGGCCGCGACGGCCTCCGCGGTCAGGGTCGGGGTGAGCTCGGCGAGCACCTCGGCGGAGGGGATCGTGCCGTCGGCGACGAGGTCCTCGACGGTGCCTCGCCGGGCCCGGCGGACGAGCCTCGCGACGGCGGCCGGCACCGGCTCGTCGTCGGGAAGGGCGGGGAGTTCGCGTGACGTGACCGGGCCGAGCAGCGCCTCGGTGTCGTCGATCCCGACGAGGCCCTCGAGCCGGCGGCCGACGACCTGCGCGAGCTGCGGGTGCGTCGGCTGCGCGGCGACGCGGGCCTGCTCGGCGCGCTCCGGTGGGCGAGGGGTCATGCGCGGCAGCCGCACTGCGAGCAGCGGGAGCACCGCGTCGTCGTGGAGGGCGCGGAGCATGATCGCGAGGTTGTCGTCGGGTCGGTGCGGCTTGTCGCAGAGCCGGTGGTGTTCGGCGAGCTCGTCGAAGCGTCCCTGCAGTGCCTGGGAGGCCTCGACCCATTCGGGCGGACGGTGGGCGCCGACCCACCCGTCGCGCACCGTGGCACGCCAGTGCTCGACGAGCTCGTCGCGCAGCGGGTTCCAGACGGCGAGCGTCTCGCGCATCCGTGCGATCTGCGGCCGCTCCTGCTTCGTGTCCAGCGCCTTGCGCGTCTCGGGCACCGTCTGCCGCGCGACGAGCCCGACGACGGGTGCAGCCGCCGCTCGCGGGGTGAAGCGGAGGCGGTCGGCCCAGGGGCGCAGTTCCGCGACGAGACGGTCCGCGGCGAGGTGCTCGCCGATCCGGTGCAGCCAGGCGACCGTGAGCAGCGCGGTCTCCTCGGGCTGCTCGGCGCGGTAGCACCCGTCGTCGAGAAGGGCGTGGAGGTTGGCGAGGCCGGCGGGGGAGAGGGCGTGGTCGAAGAGCGCCCGACGGTCCTCGGGCAGGCCGTACCTGCTCGCGGTGGCGCGTTCGTCGTCGGCGAGCGCGCCCTCCGCGGCGAGCCGTCCGGTGGCGAAGCCGCCGCGCACGACCTCCGGCGTCGCCCACACGGGGGCGCCCTCGACGGGTGCGCGGGAGCCGATCCGGACGCGGCCCGCCTCGGTGTTGCGCAGGACGTCGTTCCACCGCTGCACCCGCTGCTGTGCGCGTTCACGGGTGGCGGCGTCGGGGTGCTCGAGCGCCGTCACGAACGCGGCCCGGCGCTGGGCGCGGGCGTACTCGTGTCCGGTCATCGGCGGCGTGGCAGGTGCTGCCCCTGCGCCCCTCGGGTTTCGAGCCCGGTGCTCTGGCTGTTGAGCTACACGCCGTGTGGTGCTGGCGGTGACGGTACGAGAGCCGGCCTCGCGATGGAGGGCATTTCCAGCGAGTCGACGTCCGGGTGCCAGCGAGACCTACGTCAAGCATGCCCAGGTGGATGTGCCCGACGTCCACCTGGGCTCGGCGGCGCGGCAGGTGCTGCCCCTGCGCCCTCCGGGTCCGAGCCCGGTGCTCTGCTGCTGAGCTACACGCCGTCGGGGCCTGCGATGGCGCCCCGTGTAGAGCGTACGAGAGGGGACGGATCCTCGGAGCCGGACTCCCGCCGGAAGGTCTCGACCGCCCGGCGCAGCGCCGCCAGGCCAGGCGACCGGTCGTCGGCGCGCGTGCAGAGCGAGATGGGGCACGGCTCGGCGTCGAGAAGGGGGAGGAAGACCACCTCGGGGTGGCGGTAGCTGTCGGCGACGGAGCCGCCGGTGATGGCGACGGCCCGGTCGGCGGCGACGACCTCGAGCAGCTCGTCGAGGGTGTGCACCACCGGCCCGTAGCGGACCGGACGGCCACTCGGTCGCGGGTCGCAGGCCCACCAGCGGACCCACGCGCGGTCGGTCTCGTCGTCGTCGACGTGGGGGTCGTCGTCGAGGTCGGACAGCTCGACCGACGTCCGCGTCGCGAGCCGGTGGCGCGTCGACAGGGCCACGACCCGCGGCTCGTGACGGACCACGTCCAGACACAGCCCCTCGCCGTAGACGACGGGTGGGCGCACCAGTGACGCGTCGACGGTGCCGGCGCGGACCGCCTCGGCCTGGTCGGGCCACGTCAGCTGCACGAGCTGCACGGACACGTCGGGGACCTCGCGCTCCATCTCCTCGAGGATGCGGCGGGTGTGGGTGCCGGTCGCGGCGGTCATGAACCCGAGCCGGAGGACGCCCGTCGTCGAGCGACGGTAGGCGTCGACCGCCGCGACCGCACGGTCCGCCGCCGCGAGCGCGACCCGCGCCTCGGCGAGGAACCGACGTCCGGCCTCCGTCGGGACGACGGGGTGCGCGCTGCGGTCGACGAGGTCGACCCCGAGCTTCCGTTCGAGCGTCCGCACCTGCTTGCTCAGCGCCGGGCCGCTCACGTAGAGCCGCGCGGCGGCGCGTCCGAAGTGTCCCTCGTCGACCACGGCCGCCAGGTAGCGCACGAGGTGCAGGTTGAGGTCCACGCGGACGAGTGTGCCAGGTCACCAACACCAAGAGCTCCTGAGCAGCGGTGATAACCATCCGGTTCACGGCGAGGACGAGAAGTGTCGTGGACGGAGTGGGCCCGGGCCCCTGAACCTCGGAGGCGCCTGCAACGAGGGAGACCACCACCATGGGGACGTACGACCACGAGTTCGTGACGATGTTCGCGGGGCTGGAGAAGCAGCTCCAGGACGTCGACAACCCGCGCCACCGAGCCATCCTGAAGAACTACCGCCGCCACGGGCTGCTCGAGGTCGCGGGCCGGTACAAGGAGCTCCTCGCGCCCGACATGACCGTCGAGCACCCGCACTACCGCCTCCACGAGGGCGGGCAGTCGATCATCCTGGACGGGATGGACCAGGTCGTCGCGTTCTACGAGTCGCTGATGGCGGCCAACGCGATCGTCATGTGGGTCGCCGACCAGGACATCGCCGTGAACGACCACGGCTTCTCCGGTGAGGTCGTGTTCAACGCGTTCGCCTCGCGCCCATGATCGGCGACAGCGCCTTCGCCGACATCCGCGCCGGTGAGGACGCCGACGAGATGTACCTGCTGCGCCGCACCCTCGCGTTCGTCTGGCCCTACGACGACCGCCAGCGCCTCATCGGCGAGCACGTCTACGAGGACACCGCCTCGCGGGAGATCAGCCGTCCCGACCCCACCGACGTCATCACCGCCGAGCGCGCCGCCGAGCTGCTCGCGCCGGAGATCGACCGGATCCTGCCGTGAAGCTGTCCGGTTCAGTCGCGCTGATCACCGGGGGAGCCCGCGGCCAGGGGCGTGCCCACGCCGTCCGGCTCGCCGAGGAGGGCGCCGACGTCGTCGTGGTCGACGTCTGCGCGCCGATCGACTCGGCGCCCTACCCGATGCCGGACCCGACCGAGCTCGCGCAGACGGTGAAGGCCGTCGAGGCCGTGGGGCGGCGGGCCCTCGCCGTGCAGGCCGACGTCCGGGACCTCGCCGCGCTGGAGAAGGCGGTCGCCGAGACGGTCGCACAGTTCGGCCGCCTCGACGTCGTCGTCGCCAACGCCGGGATCGGGAGCTTCGCGCCCGCACTCTCCCTGGACGCGGGCACGTGGCAGGAAATGATCGACATCAACCTGACCGGCGCCTTCCACACCGTCCGCGCCGCTGCTCCGGCGATCATCGACGGCGGACGCGGTGGCTCGATCGTCCTGACGAGCTCGGTCGCGGGCCTCATCGGCTTCCCGAACCTCGCGCACTACTGCGCGGCCAAGCACGGCCTCGTCGGGCTGATGAAGGTGCTGGCGATCGAGTTCGCGCCGCACCGGATCCGGGTCAACACGGTCCATTCGACCAACGTCGACACCGACATGATCCAGAACCCGGCGATGTACGAGCTGTTCAGCGGGGGCGTCCCCGGAGCTGATCGGGCGACGGCCGCCGCGTCGATGCAGGGGATGCACGCCCTGCCCATCTCCTGGGTCGAGCCTGCCGACATCGCGAACGCCGTTGCCTGGCTGGCCTCCGACGAGGCGCGACGCGTCACGGGGGTGGCGCTCCCGGTGGACGGCGGGATGACCGCGCCGTACAAGATCCCGCATGGCTGACCTCACGACTGCCGTCACCGGCGCGACCGGCCGCCTCGGCGGCCGGATCGCCCGGCGTCTCGCCGACCACGGGATTCCGCAGCGCCTCGCCGTGCGCACGCCAGCCCGTGCTCCCGAGCTGCCCGGCGCCGTGGCGGTCGCGTGCAGCTACGACCGTCCCGACCAGGTCCGCGAGGCCCTGGCCGGCGTCGAGACCGTGCTCATGGTGTCGGGCTCGGAGACCCCCGACCGCGTCGACCAGCACCGCACCTTCATCGACGCCGCCGCAGCCGCGGGGGTGCGCCGCCTCGTCTACATCTCCTTCGCCGAGGCCTCCCCGACGGCGACCTTCACCCTCGCCCGCGACCACGCCGCCACCGAGGAGCACCTCCACGCCTCCGGCCTCACGCCGATCGTGCTGCGCGACAACTTCTACCTCGACTTCCTGCCCGAGCTCGTCGAGGCCGACGGCGTCATCCGCGGCCCGGCGGGGGAGGGGCGGGTCGCCGCGGTCGCGCAGGACGACATCGCCGACGCCGCAGCCGCCGTCCTCGCCGACCCGGCCCCGCACGACGGCCGGACCTACCGCCTCACCGGCCGCGAGGCTCTCACCCTCGCCGAGGCCGCCGAGAAGATCGGTCGCCGCCAGGGCCGCACCGTCCGGTTCGAGGACCAGTCCCTCGACGACGCCTACCGCTCCCGCGCTGGGCAGGCTCCCGACTGGCAGCTCGACGCCTGGGTCAGCACCTACACCGCCATCGCCGCCGGCGAGCTCGCCACGGTCACCGACGACATCCCGACCCTCACCGGCCACCCGGCGCTGACCCTCGACGACGTGCTGAGGAGTACGTAGATGCCCGCCGACCTCGTCCACCCCGACGGCGTCCACCGCGTCGACGTCCACCACCAGGTCGCCGTCGGCCAGGGGACTCGCACCGTCTACCTGGCCGGGCAGGTGTCATGGGACCTCGAGGGCACCCTCGTCGGTCCTGACGACGTCGCGGCGCAGGCCGAGCAGGCCTACCTCAACATCCACGCCGCCCTCGACGCGGTCGGTGCGACGCCGGCCGACCTCGCCAAGGTCGTCGTCTACATCGTCGATCTGGACGAGACCAAGGCCGAGCAGTTCGTCGTCGGGCGCGAGCGCGCCGCCGCGACACTCGGCGTCGAGTTCCAGCAGCCGAGCACCTGGATCGGGGTCACGGCCCTCACTGCGCCCGGCTTCCTCGTCGAGATCGACGCGGTCGCCGTCCTGCCCTGAACTGCTTCTTCCCGACGACGGGTCGCGGCTCGATGCGGGATAGTGGGTGATGTGTTCATCGGGGTCCACGACGGGACTGCTCAGGTCGCAGTGCAGCGAATCTTCTGAGTGTTCACCGACAACGCCACGAACAACATGAACTCTGGCTTCCCCGCGAGGTCCCAATGCTGAATCAGTCCGTGGAGGATCGCGACGCGGTGACCACCTACCTGGTCAGGAGGCTGTCGGAGCAGGGTTTCGATGTTCACGTGCGCGCGGACGGCGACATGGAGGTCGGGTCGGCCAACCGAGGCCCGGCCGCTCCCGTCGCCACGATCCACCTCGGTGGTCTGCTTGCGGAGTACCTCGAGGCTCTGGCGTCGGGGGATGGGGGTCGTGGTGAGGCCGGACCAGAGCAAGCGGCTGGACGACTGCTTACTCAGCTCATCGAGAGCTTTGACGCCGTTCACGACGCGGAGGACAACAACCTGACGGCGCGGGTCGCCTTGCGTTGCAGCAGAGCCGGCCACGTGGTGCTCGACGAGCAGCGAGCAGATTCCG contains:
- a CDS encoding transcriptional regulator, whose amino-acid sequence is MTGHEYARAQRRAAFVTALEHPDAATRERAQQRVQRWNDVLRNTEAGRVRIGSRAPVEGAPVWATPEVVRGGFATGRLAAEGALADDERATASRYGLPEDRRALFDHALSPAGLANLHALLDDGCYRAEQPEETALLTVAWLHRIGEHLAADRLVAELRPWADRLRFTPRAAAAPVVGLVARQTVPETRKALDTKQERPQIARMRETLAVWNPLRDELVEHWRATVRDGWVGAHRPPEWVEASQALQGRFDELAEHHRLCDKPHRPDDNLAIMLRALHDDAVLPLLAVRLPRMTPRPPERAEQARVAAQPTHPQLAQVVGRRLEGLVGIDDTEALLGPVTSRELPALPDDEPVPAAVARLVRRARRGTVEDLVADGTIPSAEVLAELTPTLTAEAVAADAPDPASRTLLATGLRAFAARRSLLLTGLAAQVRAEELPWIAAVQDRRRPGAVSPSRARLVALGELALANFPATPMPNPLMEQLQVLGRASGAELPLVPELAADIFEGRFSRTFARAASLAGDLLDGTLYARYYGRRHEWTADEFSAACRDRAGDPEWSVAGNGAVIEQAQVLTTHNLIVLAGPLGVRIDWEAAARESLRVVTVHLRDARHAPGRRGALRSVRVAANAWRQLVFHLTAAGPEATATFLASPVDEGVQPLVHALRRVHEGAFLSGTRAPRVAADLGRYPFLGWVAGGPHPAVG
- a CDS encoding LysR substrate-binding domain-containing protein, coding for MDLNLHLVRYLAAVVDEGHFGRAAARLYVSGPALSKQVRTLERKLGVDLVDRSAHPVVPTEAGRRFLAEARVALAAADRAVAAVDAYRRSTTGVLRLGFMTAATGTHTRRILEEMEREVPDVSVQLVQLTWPDQAEAVRAGTVDASLVRPPVVYGEGLCLDVVRHEPRVVALSTRHRLATRTSVELSDLDDDPHVDDDETDRAWVRWWACDPRPSGRPVRYGPVVHTLDELLEVVAADRAVAITGGSVADSYRHPEVVFLPLLDAEPCPISLCTRADDRSPGLAALRRAVETFRRESGSEDPSPLVRSTRGAIAGPDGV
- a CDS encoding mycofactocin-coupled SDR family oxidoreductase, whose protein sequence is MKLSGSVALITGGARGQGRAHAVRLAEEGADVVVVDVCAPIDSAPYPMPDPTELAQTVKAVEAVGRRALAVQADVRDLAALEKAVAETVAQFGRLDVVVANAGIGSFAPALSLDAGTWQEMIDINLTGAFHTVRAAAPAIIDGGRGGSIVLTSSVAGLIGFPNLAHYCAAKHGLVGLMKVLAIEFAPHRIRVNTVHSTNVDTDMIQNPAMYELFSGGVPGADRATAAASMQGMHALPISWVEPADIANAVAWLASDEARRVTGVALPVDGGMTAPYKIPHG
- a CDS encoding SDR family oxidoreductase is translated as MADLTTAVTGATGRLGGRIARRLADHGIPQRLAVRTPARAPELPGAVAVACSYDRPDQVREALAGVETVLMVSGSETPDRVDQHRTFIDAAAAAGVRRLVYISFAEASPTATFTLARDHAATEEHLHASGLTPIVLRDNFYLDFLPELVEADGVIRGPAGEGRVAAVAQDDIADAAAAVLADPAPHDGRTYRLTGREALTLAEAAEKIGRRQGRTVRFEDQSLDDAYRSRAGQAPDWQLDAWVSTYTAIAAGELATVTDDIPTLTGHPALTLDDVLRST
- a CDS encoding RidA family protein, whose translation is MPADLVHPDGVHRVDVHHQVAVGQGTRTVYLAGQVSWDLEGTLVGPDDVAAQAEQAYLNIHAALDAVGATPADLAKVVVYIVDLDETKAEQFVVGRERAAATLGVEFQQPSTWIGVTALTAPGFLVEIDAVAVLP